In a single window of the Elaeis guineensis isolate ETL-2024a chromosome 8, EG11, whole genome shotgun sequence genome:
- the LOC105049499 gene encoding peroxidase 12-like — protein sequence MISPLQRIFFSSPSFQRDYARKPPPPFFNVISLLNAFECKNLGHTDLVALSGAHTLGITHPPLPRSRSRHGRSLRGPSTRHVPHTRHPATAPSTTSERPICSMPATSSTSSTGRGLFTSDQVLFNDARTRPIVKRLVAKPELFFERFAEAMVKMGQLDVRRGNGEVRKDSGRPWGRSIGRPPQAQSRLCIDIPIRCKDDFLILYKKNIK from the coding sequence ATGAtatcaccgttgcaacgaatatttttttcCTCACCTTCGTTCCAACGAGACTACGCTCGCAAGCCTCCACCTCCTTTCTTCAACGTCATATCCCTCCTGAACGCGTTCGAGTGCAAGAATCTCGGCCACACCGACCTCGTCGCGCTCTCCGGCGCGCACACCCTCGGCATCACCCACCCGCCCCTTCCCCGATCAAGATCCCGACATGGACGCAGCCTTCGCGGCCCATCTACTCGCCACGTGCCCCACACGCGCCACCCGGCAACAGCACCTTCAACGACATCCGAACGCCCAATTTGTTCGATGCCGGCTACTTCATCAACCTCCTCAACCGGCCGGGGGCTTTTCACCTCCGACCAGGTTCTCTTCAATGATGCGAGAACACGGCCCATCGTGAAGAGGCTTGTGGCCAAGCCGGAGCTCTTCTTCGAGAGGTTTGCCGAAGCCATGGTGAAGATGGGCCAATTGGATGTGCGACGGGGCAATGGTGAGGTCCGGAAGGATTCGGGCCGGCCCTGGGGCAGGTCAattgggcgaccgccccaggcccagTCTAGACTTTGTATTGACATTCCAATAAGGTGCAAAGATGATTTTCTTAtattatataagaaaaatattaaatag